Within Ignavibacteriota bacterium, the genomic segment TACATGCACTTTCCGTTGATGTGTGAGTGTGTGAAGCGACTGGAACACTTTTCGCGGAACACTGGGGAGGTGGAACGCCGACTCCTGCGACGCGCGGATCGAGGCGGAATCGATTGCGGGAAGGGCGGGAATTGCGGATCTTCAAGGAAAAATTGATGGCATGCGTGCCACGCCGTCGCGAAAGGAAAGGACGTGATATGGCCAGACTTGTTTTTGGTATGAACCAGTCGCTTGATGGGTATGTGGACCATGAGGCCTTTGCGCCTGGTCCCGCGCTCTTCCGTCATTTTGTTGTGGAAGCCCAGCGGCAGGCGGGCAGTGTGTACGGCCGCCGGATGTACGAAATCATGCGCTACTGGGACGAGGATCATCTCGAGTGGAACGAGGATGAGCAGGCCTTCGCGGCGGCATGGCGGAGGCAGCCGAAATGGGTCGTTTCGCGAACGTCGACGTCGGTTGGTCCCAACGCCACGCTGCTTGGTGACGATCTTGCGCGCACAATCCGCGTGTTGAAGGCCGAACACGACGGTGAGATCGAAGTTGCCGGTCCGCACCTGGCGCGCAGTCTCACCGATCTGGGCCTGATCGACGAGTACAGAATCTACCTGCATCCCGTCGTGCTGGGTCACGGCACACCCTATTTCGCCGGCCCCCGCCCGCCGCTCCGCCTCATCGCGCACGAACACATCGCCGACGATGTGATACGTTTGACCTACGTCCCCGCGGCGGCTGCGATGGAAACACGCTGAACGTTACACGT encodes:
- a CDS encoding dihydrofolate reductase family protein, yielding MARLVFGMNQSLDGYVDHEAFAPGPALFRHFVVEAQRQAGSVYGRRMYEIMRYWDEDHLEWNEDEQAFAAAWRRQPKWVVSRTSTSVGPNATLLGDDLARTIRVLKAEHDGEIEVAGPHLARSLTDLGLIDEYRIYLHPVVLGHGTPYFAGPRPPLRLIAHEHIADDVIRLTYVPAAAAMETR